The Chitinophaga niabensis genome segment CAGTAATGACCACTATCATAGAGGCCAAAGTAAAACTGCATGCCATGTTTATCTGCCAGCTCCAGGTACATCTTCACCAGGTCTGCCGGTGGCTCATAACATCCATGCTGCTTTTGCAGGTATGCAGAAGGGTAAGTGATAAAACGACGGTAACCACTGCGGATCAGGATCACGGTATCGATACCAATGGCTTTCATGTGACCGAAATCCCGGTCCCATTCCTCACGCCCCCAGTTCTGATGCGGGATATCATGACTGATCTCATCCAGGAAAGTGCCTGTTATCTTCATGTTACAACTGTTTTTTCTGTTTTAACCAATTCACCCAATCCACGTAAGCAGCCGGCTCCAGGTGAATACCGTCTTTAGTATAGGCGGCCTTCAATTCTCCCTTTTCATCCGCAAACAATTCATGCAGGTTCAGGTAAGGAAGGTTGAATTCTTTTGCAATGCGTACAATACCTTCATTCAGTGCCTTTACTTTCTCCGCTTTTCCTTTGAGATAATCATAAGGCAGCTTTCCTTCGTTCATGGGCAATACGCTCTGAATGATCAGCTTTGTTTTTGGCAGGCCTTGTGTGAGCCTGGTAACGATGTTGCGGTAATTGTTCAGGATCACTTCCGTGGGCAATCCCCTGCCGATATCGTTGATGCCAATGAGTAAAAATATTTTCCGGGGCCGCTGTTTGATCACGCCATCCAGGCGGGCCAGCACACCGAAAGTATTATCTCCGCCAATGCCCCTGTTAGCGATCTTCCTGCCTGACAACAGCTCTGCCCACTCCCCTCTTTCTGTGATACTGTTACCGAGGAACAGGATATCCGCCGGTTGGTTATTGAGTTGATCGTAAAGGTCCATACGCCCTTCGTAATACCAGTTATTATAACTGCTGTCTATCTTCTGCTGTGCGAATCCGAACACAGGCAAGAGGCAGGCAGCTAATAGTAATTGCTTCTTCATTATAGATATTTTTTACTGCGCAGATAATTCACCCAGGCCGGATAAGAACTTACTTTCAGATGCAGGCCATCCG includes the following:
- a CDS encoding GDSL-type esterase/lipase family protein, with translation MKKQLLLAACLLPVFGFAQQKIDSSYNNWYYEGRMDLYDQLNNQPADILFLGNSITERGEWAELLSGRKIANRGIGGDNTFGVLARLDGVIKQRPRKIFLLIGINDIGRGLPTEVILNNYRNIVTRLTQGLPKTKLIIQSVLPMNEGKLPYDYLKGKAEKVKALNEGIVRIAKEFNLPYLNLHELFADEKGELKAAYTKDGIHLEPAAYVDWVNWLKQKKQL